Proteins co-encoded in one Hymenobacter swuensis DY53 genomic window:
- a CDS encoding glycine-rich domain-containing protein — MTPTLHPELWEKISRFELDDPAAALSFTDRLARENGWSLPFTLQAVEEYKRFMFLLCVTDHPLTPSDAVDQVWHLHLLYTRSYWIDFCQYTLERPVHHGPTRGGSPEQAKFDGWYTYTLTQYAEVFGQEPPVAVWPSLAIRFRAARFCRVDLRTHWLLPSFLFYGVRSSLRLSPGPPH, encoded by the coding sequence GTGACGCCGACGCTACACCCCGAGTTGTGGGAGAAAATCAGCCGCTTTGAGCTGGATGACCCGGCGGCGGCCCTGTCGTTTACCGACCGGCTGGCTCGTGAAAACGGCTGGTCCCTACCCTTTACCCTCCAAGCAGTAGAGGAGTACAAGCGCTTCATGTTCCTGCTGTGCGTGACGGACCACCCGCTCACGCCCTCCGATGCGGTGGATCAGGTCTGGCATCTACACCTGCTGTACACCCGCTCCTACTGGATCGATTTCTGCCAGTATACGCTGGAGCGGCCCGTTCATCATGGGCCCACGCGCGGCGGCTCGCCAGAGCAGGCCAAGTTCGACGGCTGGTATACCTACACCCTTACGCAGTACGCGGAGGTGTTCGGGCAGGAGCCGCCCGTTGCGGTGTGGCCGTCGCTGGCCATCCGGTTTCGGGCCGCGCGTTTCTGCCGCGTTGATTTACGCACGCATTGGCTGTTACCAAGCTTTCTTTTTTATGGCGTCCGAAGTAGCCTTCGCCTTTCCCCAGGCCCGCCCCACTGA
- a CDS encoding carbonic anhydrase, whose product MTGIEPILDNNRKWVEEKRAKDPDFFNRLADGQKPRYLFIGCSDSRVPASAITGTGPGEMFVHRNIANLVIHTDYNLLSVLQYAVEVLGVEDIMVVGHYGCGGVAAAASNKQYGLIDGWLTNIRDVIRMHEMEFLRIKDDDARLRRLVELNVIEQVRNLAKTSIIQNARKGAKPPRLHGLVYDIKEGLLKDLQVEDNLIAELEHIYGTHAMQHAAKVLEKEVEQPGLTASKPELTDEAAKETKKAGKETMRQAS is encoded by the coding sequence ATGACAGGCATCGAACCAATTCTGGATAATAACCGCAAGTGGGTTGAAGAGAAGCGGGCCAAGGACCCGGACTTCTTCAACCGGCTGGCCGACGGCCAAAAGCCCAGATACCTGTTCATTGGCTGCTCCGATTCGCGGGTGCCGGCCTCGGCCATCACCGGTACCGGGCCTGGCGAAATGTTTGTGCATCGGAACATTGCCAACCTCGTTATCCACACCGATTACAACCTGCTGTCGGTGCTGCAATACGCGGTGGAAGTGCTGGGTGTAGAGGATATAATGGTGGTAGGCCACTACGGCTGCGGCGGCGTGGCAGCAGCGGCCAGCAACAAGCAGTACGGCCTCATTGATGGCTGGCTGACCAATATCCGCGACGTCATCCGGATGCACGAAATGGAGTTCCTGCGCATCAAGGACGACGATGCCCGTCTGCGTCGGCTAGTAGAGCTAAATGTGATTGAGCAGGTGCGCAACCTCGCCAAGACCAGCATTATTCAGAACGCCCGCAAAGGTGCCAAACCACCTCGTTTGCACGGGTTGGTGTACGATATCAAAGAAGGCCTGCTGAAAGATCTGCAGGTAGAGGACAACCTGATTGCGGAGCTGGAGCACATCTACGGCACCCACGCTATGCAGCATGCCGCCAAAGTGCTGGAAAAGGAAGTGGAGCAGCCCGGCCTCACCGCCAGCAAACCCGAGCTGACGGACGAAGCGGCAAAGGAAACCAAAAAAGCAGGCAAAGAAACCATGCGTCAGGCCAGCTAA
- a CDS encoding SulP family inorganic anion transporter yields the protein MLKVARVSETPNMQRPAGLPSSPWQSLSKDLPAGLVVFLVALPLCLGISLASGAPLLAGVIAGIVGGVVVSWLSGSQLSASGPAAGLTSIILASLSTLGSFEAVLAAVVIAGIIQVILGVLKAGIIGLYFPTSVIRGMLAAIGLTLILKQIPHLIGADADYFEDMNFLQFDGQNTFSAIEKAMQGIGAGSTLVGLVSLSVLLFWEERVVKRVKSLRLIPGALIVVLLAIGLNNLLDVAAPVLRIRPQHLVNLPDITSWRDFTAAFSKPDWSALKHPGFVMVAFTIAVVASLESLLSVKAVDKLDPHKRVTPTNRELMAQGAGNIISGLLGGLPITAVIVRSSANINAGGQTRMASFFHGLLLLVSLLFLESILNQVPYSALAAVLLVVGYKLTKPALYVTQWRLGWQQFLPFIVTILAILFTDLLKGVTVGLAIGIFYILKANYESAYFLSKPASQQAGPVHLKLSEQVSFLNKASIVKVLDELPNDTNVLIDGSDSSFIDYDVLEAIENFRLSAPERGIQLELRAIPQVQVLGH from the coding sequence ATGTTGAAAGTTGCCCGGGTTTCCGAAACACCGAATATGCAGCGGCCCGCCGGTTTACCGTCGTCGCCGTGGCAGTCCCTGAGTAAAGACCTGCCAGCTGGCCTGGTTGTTTTCTTGGTGGCGCTGCCGCTGTGCCTGGGTATTTCCTTGGCCTCCGGGGCACCGTTGCTGGCTGGCGTTATTGCAGGCATTGTAGGGGGCGTGGTAGTATCGTGGCTGAGCGGCTCGCAGTTGAGTGCCAGCGGCCCGGCGGCCGGCCTCACCAGCATCATTCTGGCTTCGCTGAGTACGTTGGGGTCCTTCGAGGCGGTACTGGCGGCCGTGGTTATTGCGGGTATTATACAGGTGATTCTCGGGGTGCTCAAAGCGGGTATCATCGGGCTGTACTTTCCTACGTCCGTCATCCGGGGAATGCTGGCCGCTATTGGCCTCACGCTTATTCTCAAGCAGATTCCGCACTTAATAGGGGCCGATGCCGACTATTTTGAGGATATGAACTTTCTGCAGTTCGATGGGCAGAACACCTTTTCGGCCATTGAAAAGGCTATGCAGGGAATTGGAGCCGGCTCTACGTTGGTCGGACTGGTATCCCTGAGCGTATTGCTGTTCTGGGAAGAGCGGGTAGTCAAGCGGGTAAAGTCCCTGCGGCTGATACCTGGCGCGCTCATTGTGGTACTACTGGCCATCGGACTTAATAACCTGCTTGATGTAGCTGCTCCGGTATTGCGCATCCGACCCCAGCACTTAGTAAATCTGCCTGATATTACCTCTTGGCGCGACTTTACGGCCGCTTTTTCCAAACCCGACTGGTCGGCACTGAAGCACCCGGGCTTCGTGATGGTAGCCTTCACCATTGCCGTGGTGGCGTCGCTGGAATCCTTGCTGAGTGTAAAAGCAGTGGATAAGCTCGACCCGCACAAGCGCGTTACGCCTACCAACCGGGAGCTAATGGCGCAGGGAGCAGGCAATATCATTAGCGGCTTACTGGGCGGCTTGCCCATTACGGCCGTTATCGTGCGCAGCTCGGCTAACATCAATGCCGGCGGGCAAACGCGTATGGCTTCCTTCTTCCACGGCTTGCTGCTGCTGGTGAGCCTCTTGTTTCTGGAATCCATTTTGAACCAGGTGCCTTACTCGGCGCTGGCTGCGGTGCTGCTGGTGGTCGGCTACAAACTCACGAAACCCGCCCTATATGTTACGCAGTGGCGTTTGGGATGGCAGCAGTTCCTGCCGTTTATCGTCACTATTCTGGCCATTCTGTTCACTGACCTGCTGAAAGGCGTGACGGTTGGTCTGGCCATTGGCATCTTCTACATTCTGAAGGCCAATTATGAGTCGGCGTATTTCCTGAGTAAACCAGCCTCGCAGCAGGCGGGACCCGTCCATCTCAAGTTATCGGAGCAGGTATCCTTTCTCAACAAGGCCAGCATCGTGAAAGTACTGGATGAGCTGCCCAACGACACCAACGTGCTTATTGACGGCTCCGACTCCTCGTTCATTGATTACGATGTGCTGGAAGCCATTGAGAACTTCCGCCTCTCGGCCCCGGAACGCGGGATTCAGCTGGAGTTGCGGGCCATTCCGCAGGTTCAGGTGCTGGGCCATTAG